One Prosthecochloris marina DNA segment encodes these proteins:
- a CDS encoding tetratricopeptide repeat protein — protein sequence MKNKITLTGSLGIAAVVFAVGLFSSCEYGQKSENDKAEQGVGAVGIQTGDATIRQLGEMLKKSEDAGSLDNLAQLLQNQGKYADAEPLYRHALQIREKEFGSEHLEVAKSLNNLAVLLVDNGKYSEAEQQYRRALRIRERMLGVNHPEVAETLNDMAKLLVIQYKYLDAEPLIRRAQQICEKELEPDHPEMAESLSNLAELYYFDGKFFEAERMLRRALQIREKEHGVDHLELSENLDYLAVSLIYQRKFSEAELLVKRALQIHEKEPGPDHPEMAESLNTLALLFMDQYKRSEGEQLSRRALSISEKALGKQHPDIAFNLGILASSLQAQGDYAKAETSYRRALSISEKTFGKEHFLLVTELYGLASLFQEQGKYSEAEALYRRALSINEKALGKQHPYVAASLNKLTVLYFEQGKYAEAESFLQHALQISEKALGKQHPDVAASLSMLAVLNYEQGRYAEAESLFQHALQISEKALGKSHPYTIAIKRIHEGFRKKMNRNGWLSFLGLENIIKWLGELGVQ from the coding sequence ATGAAAAACAAGATTACACTTACAGGTTCGTTAGGTATTGCAGCAGTTGTATTTGCAGTTGGCTTGTTTTCAAGCTGCGAATATGGCCAGAAATCAGAAAACGATAAGGCCGAGCAGGGTGTCGGCGCCGTTGGTATTCAAACCGGGGATGCTACGATCAGGCAACTGGGGGAGATGCTGAAAAAGTCTGAAGATGCCGGCAGTCTGGACAATCTTGCACAATTGCTTCAAAATCAGGGCAAGTATGCAGATGCTGAGCCGCTGTACCGGCATGCGCTGCAGATTCGTGAAAAAGAGTTTGGATCGGAGCATCTCGAGGTGGCCAAAAGTTTGAACAATTTGGCTGTGCTGCTTGTAGACAATGGCAAGTATTCAGAGGCTGAGCAGCAGTACCGCCGCGCGCTGCGGATCCGTGAAAGAATGCTTGGAGTGAATCATCCCGAAGTGGCTGAAACTCTGAACGATATGGCGAAATTGCTTGTAATCCAGTACAAGTATTTGGATGCCGAGCCGCTGATACGCCGCGCGCAGCAGATCTGTGAAAAAGAGCTTGAGCCGGATCATCCCGAAATGGCCGAGAGTCTCAGTAATCTGGCTGAATTGTACTATTTCGATGGTAAGTTTTTTGAGGCTGAGAGGATGTTACGCCGTGCGCTGCAGATCCGTGAAAAAGAGCATGGAGTGGATCACCTCGAACTGTCTGAGAACCTTGACTACCTAGCAGTCTCGCTGATTTACCAGAGAAAGTTTTCGGAAGCCGAACTGCTCGTGAAACGTGCGCTACAGATCCATGAAAAAGAGCCTGGACCGGATCATCCTGAAATGGCCGAAAGCCTGAACACCCTCGCTCTGTTGTTTATGGACCAGTACAAGCGCTCGGAGGGCGAACAGCTGAGCCGACGAGCGTTGTCAATCAGTGAAAAAGCCTTGGGAAAGCAGCATCCTGATATAGCGTTCAACCTTGGCATTCTGGCTTCATCGTTGCAAGCTCAAGGCGACTATGCAAAAGCTGAAACATCATACCGCCGTGCGTTGTCAATCAGCGAAAAAACATTTGGAAAGGAGCACTTTCTTCTCGTGACAGAACTCTACGGTTTGGCTTCATTGTTTCAGGAACAGGGTAAGTATTCCGAAGCCGAAGCGCTATACCGCCGTGCGTTGTCGATCAACGAAAAAGCTTTGGGAAAACAACATCCTTACGTTGCAGCAAGCTTGAACAAGCTGACAGTATTGTATTTCGAGCAAGGCAAGTATGCTGAAGCCGAATCGTTTTTGCAGCATGCACTGCAGATCAGTGAAAAAGCCTTGGGAAAACAGCATCCTGACGTTGCTGCAAGTCTGAGCATGCTGGCTGTATTGAATTACGAGCAAGGCAGGTATGCTGAAGCTGAATCACTTTTTCAGCATGCACTGCAGATCAGTGAAAAAGCTTTGGGGAAATCGCACCCATATACAATCGCAATAAAAAGGATCCATGAAGGTTTCCGCAAGAAGATGAATCGTAATGGATGGCTCAGCTTTCTAGGCCTTGAAAACATCATAAAATGGTTAGGCGAGTTAGGAGTGCAGTAG
- a CDS encoding DUF4917 family protein → MDLLNFNNVLNSIRNSPKRSFHLLLGNGFSIAYDPGIFSYNALHDFVSKLKDKDLSKILEVIETRNFEVIMQFLDHFSALFRAFDGDPKLKKRIDTASKKLKTSLLDAVRALHPEHVFKVPKKQSTACANFLSIFLNTGGNLFSTNYDLLLYWVLMRNKVLNHVDGCGRELENDTGEYMESEEQEWSELMWGKHRDEQNVFYLHGALPFFDSGIAVIKEQYDNYNYLLSKISARMEKGEYPIFVTAGNGEQKLKHIKHNPYLTYCYDCFCKAKGSLVTFGFSFGPYDEHIIDAINRAAKQKKPDRLWSIYIGVYSDEDKNHIEQVAEKINCKVHVFDAKTANIWGK, encoded by the coding sequence ATGGATCTTCTGAACTTCAACAATGTCCTAAACTCAATAAGGAACAGTCCCAAACGCTCCTTTCATTTGCTACTTGGAAACGGATTTAGCATCGCCTATGACCCAGGCATCTTTTCGTATAATGCATTGCACGATTTCGTCAGTAAGTTGAAAGACAAAGACCTCTCAAAAATTTTAGAAGTCATTGAAACAAGAAACTTTGAAGTGATCATGCAGTTCTTAGATCATTTCTCAGCGCTTTTTCGCGCATTTGATGGTGATCCCAAACTCAAGAAAAGAATAGACACAGCTAGCAAAAAACTCAAGACCAGCCTTCTTGATGCTGTCAGAGCATTACATCCAGAACACGTTTTTAAGGTACCAAAGAAGCAAAGCACTGCATGTGCAAACTTTCTTAGCATTTTCTTGAATACCGGCGGGAATCTCTTTTCCACGAATTATGACTTACTATTGTATTGGGTACTGATGCGAAATAAAGTATTGAATCATGTAGATGGTTGTGGCAGGGAACTCGAAAATGATACTGGGGAATATATGGAGTCGGAAGAACAAGAATGGTCAGAACTTATGTGGGGAAAGCACCGTGATGAGCAAAATGTATTCTATCTTCACGGGGCACTCCCGTTTTTTGATAGTGGAATCGCAGTTATTAAGGAACAGTATGACAATTACAACTATCTTCTTAGTAAGATTAGTGCTAGGATGGAAAAAGGCGAATACCCAATCTTCGTAACAGCAGGTAATGGAGAGCAAAAGTTAAAGCACATAAAGCATAATCCGTACTTAACCTATTGTTATGATTGCTTCTGTAAAGCCAAAGGATCATTAGTCACCTTTGGTTTTAGTTTTGGCCCCTATGACGAACATATCATCGATGCAATTAATAGAGCAGCCAAACAAAAAAAACCTGATAGACTATGGAGTATATATATTGGTGTATACTCAGATGAAGATAAAAATCATATCGAGCAAGTTGCCGAGAAAATCAACTGCAAAGTTCACGTCTTTGACGCAAAAACAGCAAATATTTGGGGCAAATAA
- a CDS encoding LexA family protein — MGQIITLKPSNHHFEPIESTEVIASINGEPTAKRLLISGKTESLNSENHKYQTTEITEDMDFRTLGVVTWVIRKTV, encoded by the coding sequence TTGGGGCAAATAATCACCCTAAAGCCCAGCAACCACCACTTTGAACCTATCGAGAGTACAGAAGTCATAGCATCAATCAACGGAGAACCAACCGCCAAAAGGTTATTGATTTCAGGCAAAACCGAATCACTTAACTCAGAAAACCACAAATACCAGACGACAGAGATAACCGAAGATATGGACTTCAGAACGTTAGGTGTGGTGACTTGGGTTATTCGAAAAACTGTATAA
- a CDS encoding DUF1499 domain-containing protein — translation MRKFAYIYDILLTNKFTVMRVSSILRITVLFCTFLFVISCSSASTVSKDGKAPEVEPKYYNIEYVKVFAGAIEAVNAMEWQITFADKEIGIISAKTPTSLLTWGDEISIKVRKPENNRVRVDVSAGTSRQMIDWGKNRGNINNFYQQLDDILLK, via the coding sequence ATGCGGAAATTTGCGTATATTTATGATATTTTATTAACTAACAAATTTACTGTTATGAGAGTATCATCAATACTGCGAATCACCGTTTTGTTTTGCACATTTCTCTTTGTGATCAGTTGCTCATCTGCGTCAACAGTGAGCAAAGACGGGAAGGCACCTGAGGTTGAACCGAAATACTATAACATAGAATATGTAAAGGTTTTTGCCGGCGCTATTGAGGCGGTTAATGCAATGGAGTGGCAAATCACTTTTGCCGATAAAGAGATCGGTATAATCTCAGCTAAAACTCCGACAAGCCTTTTGACATGGGGCGATGAGATCAGCATAAAAGTCAGAAAACCCGAGAATAACAGAGTTAGGGTTGATGTTTCGGCAGGAACCTCCCGACAGATGATTGACTGGGGGAAAAACAGAGGAAATATCAATAATTTTTACCAACAGCTGGATGATATCCTATTAAAATAG
- a CDS encoding FRG domain-containing protein has protein sequence MKGQWLGHFSGTYEGFIVINIDELHDNFKGCVYLIHNNDNIPNVFAIIQTSDKRNDFSFRTYSIAPINPSTRFPDDWNNIKNSFDPNARIAEFVDVTGSWDEKYLSLKWNTSLDGHGECTLPRSQAEEPSNLKQNIKDWDIFKQDIGLLKGTRYLFRGQNKPWKLRSSFHRTGRADLTRFVNEDIPSLHKHLSARTKHVFNLDIPKENGAFFNLVQHHGYPTPLLDWTYSPYVAVFFAFRSITSKMAADSNDDEMVRIFVFDQHQWRSDYEQQLLLSTANLHLSIADFIAIDNERLIPQQAATTVTNIDDIEAYIHLKEKENNKQYLSAIDIPISNRDKAIQELRYMGITAGSLFPGLDGACEELKDRNFEI, from the coding sequence TTGAAAGGACAATGGCTCGGACATTTCAGCGGTACATATGAGGGCTTCATCGTCATTAATATCGATGAACTTCATGACAACTTTAAAGGATGCGTATATCTTATCCATAACAATGATAATATTCCGAACGTATTTGCAATAATTCAAACATCAGACAAAAGAAATGATTTTAGTTTTCGTACTTATTCTATAGCCCCTATAAATCCGTCCACTCGCTTCCCCGATGATTGGAATAATATTAAGAATTCTTTTGATCCAAACGCAAGGATCGCTGAGTTCGTAGATGTAACTGGAAGTTGGGATGAAAAATATTTGTCATTAAAATGGAATACTAGTCTTGATGGTCACGGCGAATGCACATTACCTCGTTCACAGGCTGAAGAACCATCTAACCTAAAACAAAACATAAAAGATTGGGATATTTTTAAACAGGACATTGGCCTTCTTAAAGGTACGCGATACCTTTTTCGTGGGCAAAATAAACCGTGGAAATTGCGATCTTCGTTCCATCGAACAGGGAGAGCAGATCTTACACGGTTTGTAAATGAGGATATTCCATCTCTGCATAAACATCTTAGCGCGCGCACTAAACATGTATTCAATTTGGATATACCAAAAGAAAATGGTGCCTTTTTCAACCTAGTACAACATCATGGATATCCAACACCACTTTTAGATTGGACGTATTCCCCATATGTAGCGGTATTCTTTGCTTTTCGATCAATTACAAGCAAAATGGCCGCTGATTCTAATGATGATGAAATGGTTCGAATTTTTGTTTTTGATCAACATCAATGGAGGTCGGACTATGAACAACAGCTCTTGCTTTCGACAGCAAATCTACACTTATCTATTGCTGACTTCATAGCAATTGATAACGAGCGATTAATACCCCAGCAAGCAGCGACTACAGTCACGAATATAGATGACATTGAAGCCTATATTCATTTAAAAGAAAAAGAAAACAACAAACAATATCTTTCAGCTATCGACATTCCAATCAGTAATCGTGATAAGGCAATACAAGAGCTTAGATACATGGGCATCACGGCTGGCTCACTTTTCCCTGGTTTAGATGGGGCATGTGAAGAGCTAAAAGATCGTAACTTTGAGATTTAA
- a CDS encoding sce7726 family protein: protein MDYSVLARSYNTLDYPEKLRNTLVAFYKDTSYSSYGKYDLHRKVNADLLKHYHGEEILKYRLANYFRSLNYTAAFEVKTTNCRADFLAINGQTKCFEIKSKIDTLNRLEKQIYNYKELFEFNTIVIDEKHLESVKKLIPEYYGIWTFNGKKRYEHIKATISPCLNPEKQIQILTKKELKKYFKQTYMPSILYSFSNNEINKLFKEALKARYHVKWQFILNNWNSILPIDLQFFFNKNIVPDLIYSN, encoded by the coding sequence ATGGATTACAGTGTTTTAGCCAGATCATATAACACCCTCGACTATCCCGAAAAGCTAAGAAACACGCTCGTAGCTTTTTATAAGGACACATCTTACTCATCATATGGAAAGTACGATCTTCATAGAAAGGTAAATGCCGATTTATTAAAACACTACCATGGAGAGGAAATCCTCAAATACCGTTTAGCCAATTACTTTAGAAGCCTAAACTACACTGCAGCCTTTGAAGTCAAAACCACAAACTGCAGAGCTGATTTCTTAGCAATAAATGGCCAAACTAAATGCTTCGAAATAAAATCAAAGATCGATACACTCAATAGGCTTGAAAAACAAATATATAACTACAAGGAGTTATTTGAATTCAACACTATAGTCATTGATGAAAAACACTTAGAATCTGTAAAAAAACTAATTCCAGAATACTACGGAATCTGGACATTTAATGGCAAAAAAAGATATGAGCATATAAAAGCAACTATCAGCCCTTGCTTGAATCCTGAAAAACAAATTCAAATCCTGACAAAAAAAGAGCTTAAAAAATATTTTAAGCAGACATATATGCCAAGCATTTTATATTCGTTTTCTAATAATGAAATCAATAAACTATTTAAAGAAGCCCTTAAAGCAAGATATCATGTTAAATGGCAGTTCATTTTAAATAACTGGAATAGCATTCTACCAATAGACTTACAGTTTTTTTTCAATAAAAACATAGTACCAGATTTGATATATTCAAATTAA
- a CDS encoding beta family protein — protein MSDLVYMPTFRSRQQENLVLKSFDFGDHIYPLLEIIKEYDRKPSNKSQKKANAVYGSLIDEIRAKKVFVDLPVYLKERPSMKKEVLNFSREFCADKEKRTKFILSLADLSDRIIPVISSYLHRTGEADSLRFQFDALSSSFDSICFRMLYNHFVEDWEEVSKLVRETDYVIMDLDVIPPYVSPAIKRIVGLWEDFDKCIKIVLRSAINTGIQNVSLNHGKIIYDADNNLLDTYKRDFKADALGDYVGIKKDDLTSGGTISPGFILYDPIDNQYIGFKGKVKNLAEFENTIVPDVLSSEYVRRMRSDHRGYIDDNNIGWETLLKIKEGLVSGRSQAKFKKISMEHYIYCMKRKIECGVFD, from the coding sequence ATGTCTGATTTAGTGTATATGCCGACATTTCGTTCTCGTCAGCAAGAAAATCTTGTCTTGAAAAGCTTTGATTTTGGTGATCATATTTATCCATTATTAGAAATAATAAAAGAATATGATAGAAAGCCTTCGAATAAATCACAAAAGAAGGCAAATGCTGTATACGGATCATTGATTGATGAGATAAGAGCTAAAAAAGTTTTTGTGGATTTGCCGGTTTATCTCAAAGAGCGTCCCTCAATGAAAAAAGAGGTGTTAAATTTTAGTCGTGAGTTTTGTGCCGATAAAGAAAAAAGAACAAAATTTATTCTATCACTTGCTGATTTAAGTGACCGGATTATTCCGGTTATTTCCTCATATCTGCATAGAACTGGAGAGGCTGATTCTTTAAGGTTTCAATTCGATGCACTTAGTTCTTCTTTTGATTCTATTTGTTTTCGTATGCTTTATAATCACTTTGTTGAGGACTGGGAAGAAGTATCGAAATTAGTAAGGGAAACAGATTATGTGATAATGGATCTTGATGTTATCCCTCCATATGTCAGTCCTGCAATAAAGCGAATTGTGGGTTTATGGGAAGATTTTGACAAATGCATCAAAATAGTTTTGAGAAGTGCAATAAATACCGGAATTCAAAATGTTTCATTGAACCACGGAAAGATTATATATGATGCAGATAATAATCTGCTAGATACATATAAAAGAGATTTTAAGGCTGATGCGCTTGGAGATTATGTTGGAATCAAGAAAGATGACTTGACATCAGGTGGGACCATTAGTCCAGGATTCATCCTCTATGACCCAATAGATAATCAGTATATAGGGTTTAAAGGGAAGGTAAAGAATCTCGCAGAGTTTGAGAACACGATTGTTCCTGATGTTTTAAGCTCAGAATATGTGAGAAGAATGAGGAGTGATCACCGTGGATATATCGATGATAATAATATAGGCTGGGAAACATTGCTCAAGATAAAAGAGGGATTGGTTAGCGGTAGAAGTCAGGCAAAATTTAAAAAAATATCAATGGAGCACTATATATACTGTATGAAAAGAAAGATAGAATGTGGTGTGTTTGATTAA
- a CDS encoding tyrosine-type recombinase/integrase: MPKQVIPLTAVKVKTVKPTEKEQNLFDGGGLYLHVRSIKYGKDGKLLPGSKLWRLKYRYGGKARKLSLGSYPAVSLEEARQKRQEVKELIAKGIDPQEMRRQAKAEKVVDPQGEMFGKIAMDWYRIAETGWSKNHARTVLSRIERDVLPALGQKLIAEITTRDVLDTLRRVEDRQAYETAHRIRTIIGQIFSFALISGVDGVLNNPASGLSKALRKPETKHMAAILDPDKLGQLLRDIDAYAGVYITKCALRLTPMLFVRPGELRTAEWQNVDLDGARWRIPAARMKLKRDHVVPLARQAVEILRDLHMYTGDGKYVFPGRMASRVMSGNTVNSALRTMGWSGETVTAHGFRATARTLLHEKLGFSPDAIEAQLAHDVPDRLGSAYNLTKHLDERIRMMQAWADYLDGLKS; encoded by the coding sequence ATGCCGAAACAAGTCATTCCTTTAACAGCAGTTAAGGTGAAAACGGTCAAACCAACAGAGAAGGAGCAAAACCTTTTCGATGGTGGGGGCCTCTATTTACATGTGCGATCAATCAAGTACGGAAAAGATGGTAAACTGCTTCCGGGTTCAAAGTTGTGGAGGTTGAAATATCGATACGGGGGCAAGGCCCGCAAGTTGTCGCTTGGCTCTTATCCGGCAGTGAGTCTTGAAGAGGCAAGGCAAAAGAGGCAGGAGGTCAAAGAGCTTATTGCGAAAGGGATTGATCCGCAGGAGATGCGTCGACAGGCGAAAGCGGAAAAGGTTGTTGATCCACAGGGGGAGATGTTCGGTAAAATTGCAATGGATTGGTACAGGATCGCAGAGACCGGATGGAGTAAGAACCATGCTCGGACGGTGTTATCACGGATCGAGCGGGACGTATTGCCTGCTTTGGGACAAAAGCTGATAGCTGAGATTACAACTCGTGATGTGCTCGATACTTTAAGGCGTGTAGAGGATCGTCAAGCGTATGAGACCGCACATCGTATCAGGACAATCATTGGGCAGATATTTTCGTTTGCTCTTATATCCGGGGTTGATGGGGTTTTGAATAATCCGGCATCCGGGCTGAGTAAGGCGCTCAGGAAGCCTGAGACGAAACATATGGCTGCAATACTTGATCCTGATAAGCTTGGCCAGTTACTTCGAGACATTGATGCATATGCAGGAGTTTATATTACTAAGTGTGCTTTACGGTTGACTCCGATGCTTTTTGTTCGTCCTGGTGAGTTACGTACTGCCGAGTGGCAAAACGTTGATCTGGACGGTGCAAGGTGGCGTATTCCAGCGGCACGTATGAAACTGAAGCGAGATCATGTCGTGCCTCTGGCACGGCAGGCTGTAGAGATTCTTCGTGATCTACATATGTATACCGGTGACGGTAAATATGTGTTCCCCGGCAGGATGGCTTCGAGGGTCATGAGTGGCAACACGGTGAATAGCGCATTGCGGACAATGGGGTGGAGTGGTGAGACGGTTACTGCTCATGGGTTTCGTGCAACGGCTCGGACACTGCTGCATGAAAAACTCGGATTCAGCCCTGATGCGATAGAGGCACAGCTTGCCCATGACGTTCCGGATCGCCTCGGTTCAGCTTATAACCTTACCAAACACCTCGATGAGCGCATCCGCATGATGCAGGCGTGGGCGGATTACCTGGATGGGTTGAAATCATAG
- a CDS encoding YqgE/AlgH family protein has translation MVNEFEQLTAGDLVMASAVMLESNFKRTVLLMCEHNDQGSLGFILNRPMEIKVSDAITGFDDVDVPLHMGGPVQVDTVHYLHSRGDVIDGSHEVFPGVFWGGEQEQLSYLLTSGVVSPFEVRFYLGYAGWASGQLEAEFEEGSWYTTAAKKDVVFSGEYERMWARTVRSKGGDYHYAANSPELPGMN, from the coding sequence ATGGTTAACGAGTTTGAACAACTTACAGCAGGTGATCTTGTTATGGCTTCGGCAGTTATGCTCGAGTCAAATTTCAAGCGTACTGTTTTGTTGATGTGTGAACATAATGATCAGGGATCGTTAGGTTTTATTCTTAACCGCCCTATGGAAATAAAGGTAAGTGACGCTATCACCGGTTTTGACGATGTTGATGTTCCGCTTCATATGGGCGGACCTGTACAGGTTGATACAGTTCATTATCTGCATAGCAGAGGGGATGTGATTGACGGTTCCCATGAAGTTTTTCCAGGAGTTTTCTGGGGGGGTGAACAGGAGCAGCTAAGTTACCTGTTGACTTCGGGTGTTGTTTCACCATTCGAAGTTCGTTTTTACCTTGGTTATGCAGGCTGGGCTTCCGGTCAGCTCGAAGCCGAGTTCGAAGAAGGCTCGTGGTATACGACGGCTGCAAAAAAAGATGTTGTCTTCAGCGGCGAGTATGAACGCATGTGGGCAAGAACCGTGCGTTCAAAAGGAGGCGACTATCACTATGCTGCTAATTCGCCGGAGCTGCCTGGTATGAACTGA
- the bcp gene encoding thioredoxin-dependent thiol peroxidase, with the protein MALLEPGMEAPLFEATDQDGKTVRLKDYIGKKVVLYFYPKDDTPGCTKEACAFRDNFPKFKQIGVEVLGVSIDSEKRHKKFVDKYELPFRLVVDEDKKIVQDYGVWGLKKFMGREYMGTNRVTYLIAENGRIEHVWPKVKPAEHAEELIEYIENSG; encoded by the coding sequence ATGGCACTGCTTGAACCGGGTATGGAAGCGCCGCTTTTCGAGGCAACTGATCAGGATGGAAAAACAGTTAGACTCAAAGATTATATCGGCAAGAAAGTTGTTCTTTACTTTTACCCGAAAGACGATACTCCGGGGTGCACCAAAGAAGCTTGTGCATTTCGAGACAATTTCCCTAAATTTAAACAGATAGGTGTAGAAGTTCTCGGTGTCAGCATAGATAGTGAAAAGCGCCATAAAAAGTTTGTCGACAAGTATGAGCTGCCTTTTAGGCTGGTGGTGGATGAGGATAAAAAAATCGTCCAGGATTATGGTGTTTGGGGACTTAAAAAATTTATGGGTCGGGAATATATGGGGACGAACCGGGTTACCTACCTCATTGCAGAGAACGGACGTATAGAACACGTCTGGCCGAAGGTAAAGCCAGCAGAGCATGCAGAAGAGTTGATAGAATATATTGAAAATAGCGGGTAA
- a CDS encoding NUDIX hydrolase, with protein sequence MNTYNYCPVCGSPLKTAEIEYRKRKICPSCSWIHYENPLPVTVAYTENLSGELLVVRRAHEPAYNEWALPGGFLESGETPQDGCLRELLEETSLFGKIDRLIGAYHRVSKMYGSLLVIAYKVIAADGLLQINHELYEADFFPHECIPQINIPLHQKIIEDARNHEYQPPT encoded by the coding sequence ATGAATACCTATAATTATTGTCCCGTTTGCGGAAGCCCACTAAAAACTGCAGAAATAGAGTACCGGAAAAGAAAAATTTGCCCATCATGCTCCTGGATACATTACGAAAATCCCCTTCCGGTAACGGTTGCCTATACAGAAAACTTGTCCGGTGAATTGCTGGTCGTCAGAAGAGCCCATGAGCCGGCATATAACGAATGGGCTTTGCCCGGCGGCTTTCTTGAATCCGGCGAAACACCTCAGGATGGTTGCTTGAGAGAGTTGCTTGAAGAGACCTCATTGTTCGGAAAAATAGACCGGTTGATCGGTGCATACCATCGTGTGTCAAAAATGTACGGCTCCCTGCTTGTTATCGCATACAAAGTGATTGCAGCCGACGGGCTATTGCAGATTAACCATGAACTGTATGAAGCGGATTTTTTCCCCCATGAATGTATACCGCAAATTAACATCCCACTCCACCAGAAAATCATTGAAGATGCAAGAAACCATGAATACCAACCGCCTACTTGA
- a CDS encoding DUF4332 domain-containing protein: MAKITDVEGIGKAFGSKLENAGVPNQSELLKQGCDRKGRKALAEKTGIDEHKILQWVNRADLSRVKGIGSEYSDLLEEAGVDTVPELAQRNAANLHAKMVEVNEVKNLVRKMPTEKQVSDWVSQAKELPRVINY; this comes from the coding sequence ATGGCTAAAATTACGGATGTTGAGGGAATCGGAAAGGCTTTCGGTTCAAAACTCGAAAACGCCGGGGTTCCAAACCAGTCTGAACTATTAAAGCAAGGCTGTGATCGCAAAGGAAGAAAAGCACTTGCAGAAAAAACAGGTATCGATGAACATAAGATTCTACAATGGGTAAACCGCGCCGACCTGTCAAGAGTGAAAGGGATCGGCTCGGAGTATTCAGACCTCCTCGAGGAAGCAGGTGTTGACACTGTTCCTGAACTTGCACAGCGTAATGCAGCAAATCTTCATGCAAAAATGGTCGAGGTCAATGAAGTGAAAAACCTTGTCAGGAAAATGCCCACCGAAAAACAGGTTTCAGACTGGGTTAGCCAAGCCAAAGAGCTGCCTCGAGTCATCAACTACTGA